The SAR202 cluster bacterium genomic sequence TTTCGATGACGCCGGCGTCGGGGCTGGCGAGGCCGGCGACGCAGGCGAGGAGGGTGGTCTTGCCGGAGCCGGAGGGGCCGATAACGGAGACGAACTGGCCTCGCCGTGCCTCCAGGTCGACGCCGTCGAGGACGGGGACGGGGCGGGCGACCAGGGTGTAGCTGGCGCGGAGGCCGGAGACTTTGAGCTTTATGTTAGGTTGTGGCATATAAAAAAGAAGCCGTCCTTCAGCTGAAGGACGGCTACAAAATGAGGCCGATGGCGTGTGTCCCTTCGCTGGCATTACCCAGAGCAGGTTCGTAGGGTCGTCCGCCTGCGGCGGACCTCTCAGCCCGGCTAACCGAGCTCCCCTGGAAGTAGGTTGTTAAGGACAAAGGGAGTATAGAAGAGGGAGGGAAGGGGTGTCAAACGGGGGGATGGGTTGGGATATAATGACCTCAGCAGATTTTTTGTTCTTTGCTATACTAGCGAGCACACAAATGGCTAAGATTCAACACAACTCGAATACCGAGAAGAAGCGCGCTGGTAAAGTGCGAGAGGTGCGGACTGCCTACAAGACCGCCGTCCCCTCTAAAGCCTCAAAGAATGGTAAGGGTCATGGTAGGCGTGTCCTATCGGACGAAGAGATAGACAGGCTAGTGGAGCTTGCAACAGAAGCAACCATTCTGCTCCATAGAGATGCACTGAAGGATCTAGAAGACCATTAGCAGACGCTACCTGTTCCCAGAGATCCGCCACGTGGAAAAGGTGGCTTTCAAACTGGCATCGGAGTTTTATCCGGATTATCCGGACCCGATGCCAGATTTCATTTACCTGGATGGAGACCGGGGCAAGGGTATGTTGGAATCAGCCCTGGCTCGGCCTCGTCAAACTTTTGGCGGCAAATTTCTCTATAAAACGGTGTTCGACAAGGCTGCTGTTTTATAAGAGTCCGCGGTAAAGAACCATGCCCTTGTAGATGGCAACAAGAGGATGGGATTATCCCTACTTACCATGTTTCTTTTTATGAATGGCTATGTTTTCTGCGCTCCCAGGAAAGAGGCGGTGGAGTTCACTGTAAAAGTGGCGTCTAGCAAAAGTTGCACCAACTGGACAGAGATATCTGTTTGGATACGTAAATTTGCGCTTACTTTTAGCGACTACTTGTCCCTAGAAGAAAAACCAGAGCTAATAGGGAAACTAAAGAGGATCGGGGTATTAGAAGAAGACCTCCGCAAGATTGACTCGTTGGTTAAGTCCATGTTTCAAATTTTGCGAGAGAATCCCTGAGGGCTTCGCAGCCACCCTGGCTTACACGCCCAGAATCTTTATGGTGGCGTTGGTTTTGTAGCGGCGGTTGATGTTGAGGATTAGGGCGGTGAGGTCTTCCACGTAGCGGGCGTTATCAAGCGAGCCGCCGTCTATGGGGCGGAGGTTTTGGATTAGTGAGACCAGGGACATGACCTTTTCTTTGGCTTCTTTGTGGTCGGAGCAGACGATGACGTCGCCGTCCATGGGTTTGTCGGAGGCGAGGAGTTTTTGGGCGCTGAGGTTCTGGAAGGCGGCCACGACCTGGGATTGGGGGAGAAGGAGCTGGGACTGCCGGGCGGCGGAGCCTTCAGGGACAGCGATGGCGCGGGCGCCTTTGCCTTTCTCGAAGATGAGGGGAGCGATGACGTTGACGACGACTTTGCCAGCCAGATGGTGGCCGATCTGTTCCAAGAGGGGTTTCTGGGCGTCGTAGGGGATGGTGAGGAAGACGATGTCGCCTCG encodes the following:
- the npdG gene encoding NADPH-dependent F420 reductase; protein product: MLSFLGGTGPEGRGLALRFALAGHPVTLGSRDAAKAHASAQELCALAPHASISAAENSDAARRGDIVFLTIPYDAQKPLLEQIGHHLAGKVVVNVIAPLIFEKGKGARAIAVPEGSAARQSQLLLPQSQVVAAFQNLSAQKLLASDKPMDGDVIVCSDHKEAKEKVMSLVSLIQNLRPIDGGSLDNARYVEDLTALILNINRRYKTNATIKILGV